GCCTTACTTGCCCAACACTGTCCTTAGGCTTCAGCCAGGGTCCCACTGTGAGAAGGACCAGATCTGTTCCTTGGATCCTCCATCATCTCTGCCACGTTACACACACTTCATCTTTCTTCTCTAGGGAAATCCAGCCACTTTTAAGATTTCCCTTTTGGATGAAGAGGCAGGAACGGGGCAGGCGGTGGACCATGGACGCCATCTGCCTGATAGCACCTGCATGCAATTTCTCCCCAAGATTATCTTACTAAACTCAAATAATAAAGCCCAGTCCTGCTTTTCTGGTTGAGACAGCTGTTCTCTATCATCACATCCTGCCAGCATTCTTGTGCAGCCTCCcagctttctctgcatccttccTGAATCTTCTATTCTGATAATTTAGCAGCCATTAGGCCATTTCCTGCTCGTTTTAATAGTGTGTCACTTCTACACAACATTGTAGCAAATGTCTACACTGCAGTTCAATGTTGCTGGGTTACAGCATCCTCCAAATACAACTTGCCATTATGACCTTCAACAGCAACTGATCCTGAATACACCTGAGTCTGGAGGACTCTCTTTTTCCAGTTGAGACCACCTCATGTGGGTGCTCTGAATTTTGTTTCCCTggctggtctctctctctctcctttcctactTCTGTGCCCTGGGGTTCCAGTTTCATCCTGAGCTATTCCTTCAATGGAGCCAGTTCTGCTGGTCCATTTGACCTGTTTTGCTATATTTTCTAATCAAATCTCTTTTTCTAATATTGGTTTCCCTTCACAGCAAATGTCAGCACATTATTCTGGGGAGGGAATAAAAACTTTCCCCACCAGGAGTGAGACTGGAAATGGACACAAAATACAACTTGTTATGCTCCTGAAAGCTGCCAGATTGCACAATCTGGGAAATTAGATGTGCGTGAAGAATAATCCTGatgttctggctgctgtgttgtgCCCAAGaggaatttcccaaatttcttctttttgcttcataCCTGTGTTCCCATTCATTCCCCTAGTGAAGTGTCAGTATATATAGCACCAGCCACATGACCCGGGCAGGCAGCACAGGCAGCCCAGCTCATCAGGAGTCCGGCAGAAAGGGACAGCCACAGGTGAGGGGCTAGAACTTTCCTACAGCTTTCCTCTGTGGAGATTCTCTTTCCCACCAGCTTCCTTGTGCTGCatcccagctctctgcctccttcctgagTCTGCTATTCTGACAACTAGAATTCAGCAATGTGAATACTTTTGGGGTAGAGATTTTGTTGTAAGCTTCTTCTGTGTGAAGTCAGTGATGGATAGAGCAGGCTGCTACAGATAGTTGTAGATGGTTTAACTCATCTCGTATTACAGAGAGGTGTGTGGTCACAAAATCCCCACATGCCTCTCTGGGAAGTTTCTGTACAGTGGGCTTCAGAGATGATAGGGGATGATTGAAATGGACAGTGGTTTATTCTTAGAACTCATTGCAATCTCTCATCCAGTATATCGCTGGGGTTCCaatgagacaaatggaaatggagCACTGGACCCTCTGAAATACAATCTATCTGTCTATCCgtatagatagatatacatatacatatacatatgcgtGCATAAAATTGAGTGAGATTTATTTTTAGAACACAAAGGTGGAtcaattttaccaaaaaaagaaaaaacctgtcCACTTTTGTTGCATCTGCTTGACTCTCTACAGCAAAATGAAGCTTTCCATCGGCATCATTTTTTGCTCCCTGGTCCTGGGCGTCAGCAGCCGGGAATGGTTCACATTCCTCAAGGAAGCTGGTCAAGGTAAGGACCAAGGGATGGGTGGTGGGGAGGCTGCAACCGGCTGCCCCCAGGATTCGTTGAGCAGAGGCCACATCCCCAGAGGACAAAGGCCACAGGTGGGCAGACAAGGAGCACGGTTTTCATGATCGCAGTTCCTCAGGGCGTTTGTGGGCAGCTTTGCACTCTTTGGCGGGGATCCCTAGGACGGAGGTCATAAGGTTTGGGCCCCAACTTTCAGCAGGAGTGAGGAGGAGACGTAGAGTTCAGGGAGCATGTCCCCTAAATACGAGTGGGGCCCTACTGCCGCCTAGTGGGGAGTCAGGGACAGCTCATGTCTGTGTCTCAGGAGCCATGAAGTGGGTGCATCAGTGCGTGGGGTGTGTTGGCACCCCCATCCACTTAGTAATTACAACCAGAGTAAGTGAGCTTTTGATACGtcctaggcactgttctaagagctttacatggACAAATGAACTCCTTTTCATCCTCAGGTTTTAATCATTTCATCCTGTGATGTAGGTACCATTATCCCttaacagggaaactgaggcacaaactGATTAAATACTTAGCAGATTAAGTGTCAAAGCAGAGCGGGGGTTAGCCCAGGTCGTGGAGCTCCCCAGACCTGGCTATTAACCAGGCACCACACAGCCTCGCAGACCAGAGTGcacctgggagagggagggagctgtGAACACACCCTGTTCTCACCTGAGCAAATGGGCAACAGCGGGGATGTGGAGCCTTTGGAAGCAACTCTACAGAGCTGCTCTCCCCCCAGCAAACGGCACAATGAATTCCTGACGATGGTTCCAGTGGGGCTGAGAATGACCAGGAAACCGGGAGCAAGAGATATTTACCTCACTAGCCATAGGAAAGTAGCAAAAACTTCTTTATTTCACAAGATCAATTTGTGAGTTTTTTCTGTGATACTCTCTGAATAATTGCTTTAAGAGTCTGCTGTTAATCCCATCTAAATTCTTGCAGACCCAGCTGAaaatctcttttcatctcttagGCCACTGTTTCTCAAGGGCTGTCCTAGGACCACTTGCATGAAATCCCCTGGGGTCTGGGTGCTTGTGAAATGCAGACGCCTGGGTCCACACACTCCTCTCCCTGAATCTCAGTCTCTGGGGCCGAGTTGGAATCTGGCCTTTACTAAGCCCCCCGGGTGACATTTGTGCACTAAATGCTGAGAACCACTCCCTCTGGTTTGACCCCTCAAGTGACAAAATGTGTCAGGCATTTTAGAAGTACTTATTGTGCAAGTCTGAACTCCTAGGATCTATTTAAATTAGTAACTCAGACGGTATAAGTATAGTAAGAAAGTCATAGCTCTCAACAACACTATCATCTGAGCACCAGAAATAATAAAGACATCAAACGAAAGTAAGATATCTCACGGAGATATCTCATAAACTGAGATCACAACTCTAcgttagatttttctctttttcttaatcagctaatttttaaaaggttgccATTTTATTCCTGCATGATCAGATTCCTTCCGTCCATGACTTCCTGATCTTCACCTTAGGTGAGCCTCTTGACTTTTTTGTCTCACTGTTCCCAAGGAGCAGACAGGTGATGGTACATTGACCACTATAATGTTCCAGAAGTTATACCTGTATCTCCTCAGTCTCTCTGCATAAACACTCTGAGGGAGACAACACTCCTCCACTTTACCGGGGACGACGCTGTCCCTTAGAGCTGGTGGGTCGTTGCCCTGTGTTGCACCTGATCACCCAGGTTCTTCACAGCTCTCTTAGGGACTCACCTTTATCACCTGCCCATTGGATTCTGACAGCCGTCCAGGCGCAGATGTGCACAGACACTCAGACATACTCAGGACTGAGCTGTCCTTATGCTGCCCACGGGGAAGAGTTTCTCCCATGACTGGGTTGGGAGCACCGTGGGTGCGCAGCCTCCCTCAGAGTAGCCTTTGTCCTCACACTCAGGTCATAGGGTCTCCTGCATCTTTCCAGGTAGAGGCTCATTGTACAACCAAACCTCCCTCAGGGACCATCCCACCTCGTCATCACACGCATCACACACGGCCAAACACAACATAGCAACAGAACTGGGAATGCAATCAGGCAGAATAAAATTTGCACCTGGTGTGATTCTCATCGCATTaaccagggagggaaagagaagtaaTATTCACCTCAAGCCAACACCATCTCCAAGGACTCTGTCAAAGGATGAAATCTTGGAATCAATGGGAGgaaatttcttatttctgtattttgcCAAGATGTGATCACCTTCatctcatcattttctttcccttccaggGGCTAAGGACATGTGGAGAGCCTACTCTGACATGAGAGAAGCCAATTACATAGGCGCAGACAAATACTTCCACGCGCGCGGGAACTATGACGCCGCACAGAGGGGCCCTGGGGGCGCCTGGGCTGCTAAAGTCATCAGGTGACTTGGGGCCTGGGGGTGCAGGGGTGGGTGCTCAGAGCTGGGCTGCCTTTGGGGATGAGGAGGGGTAGGCCCTAGAGAAGTGACCTGTAGGGACCgtggcccctcctcctcctcaggcccACCGTCCCCCTCTGTGCCCAGTGTGGGGTCTGAGTGGTGATGGAgccagagcagggctgtgggaaTGGGCGACTCCCAACCCTCCCCTCTGGGTGCTGCTCACCCAGCATCAGGGCATCAGTGGGCTGAGTGGGCTGTGTCCAGGTGGGCTCAGTGTATGGACCCCTCCCTTCTTGGCTCCTCTTAGAGCCATccctgggaaagagaagagacagggagGGTGGGCCTGTTGCTCATCAGCCCCGGATTAatctcctgcctgccctcctccatCAGCGATGCCAGAGAGAGTTCTCAGAGAGTCACAGACCTTTTCAAGTTTGGAGACAGCGGCCACGGAGCAGCAGACTCGAGGGCCGACCAGGCTGCCAATGAATGGGGCCGGAGCGGCAAAGACCCCAATCACTTCAGACCTGCTGGCCTGCCTGACAAGTACTGAGCGTCCTCTTCACTCTGCTCTCAAGAGACGGGCTGTGAGCCCGCTGAGGGCAGGGACACCCAGCTATTGACGTCTATGGCCACAGAAGCCAGTGGAGGTCACAGAATTAGTGTCTAATAAATGCTTAAGAGATTGAATTTGTTGAAACCGCGTGCTATTCTTTGGTCTAAGGACTGCCTGTTTCCCAGGGGGCGATGGGTGGACACTGAGGTGAAGGCTGaccctgtgcctgtgtgtgtgggtgcaggGGAGACAGTCTCTGCAACACACAGGAAAGACACCATGCACGACCTTCCCCCCATCAGCCCTGCTCCCCTCTGCAGGCCCCTCTGGTTACATTGGTGCTATTTCCTGGTCCTCCTGTCTCCAGGCCTCCTCACTCCCTCTCAGTTGTGTCCTGTCACTTCCCTGCCCCCAGGGTCTAGTCCCCTTAGTTTTGTTCCTTGGTGGCCTCTGTCCCTGGGGACAGGGGATCCAGCTACGGGAGGAGTGGACCATGGAATCCTGCTCCAGGAACTGCCACCTTGGTCTTCTGTGCATTTCTCAGCAACAGCTATAAATCCAATTATTAACCAATTTCTGCCCATCCCATCCAAGAAAAGCCTCAGAGAAGTTTCCCTCCACCTTTTTTTCATTCCTTACACAGAAGTTCCCAGGAACAAAACATGTCGAGAAGCAGAGGCCTAGAGACAACATCAAGACTGCGTGTCGGGAGACCTTGTCTTGTGCGGATATGTTTTGTGTCCCGAGAGGAACTCAGTTGTCCCCCCGAGCCCTTCCCAACAGAGGGAAGCCAGCGGTGTGTTATTTCCAGTGGGGAAACCAGGGTTGGTAACAAAAGGGGTTGGGGTCTGTGAGAGCACAGGAATTACG
The Equus caballus isolate H_3958 breed thoroughbred chromosome 7, TB-T2T, whole genome shotgun sequence genome window above contains:
- the LOC100056936 gene encoding serum amyloid A protein codes for the protein MKLSIGIIFCSLVLGVSSREWFTFLKEAGQGAKDMWRAYSDMREANYIGADKYFHARGNYDAAQRGPGGAWAAKVISDARESSQRVTDLFKFGDSGHGAADSRADQAANEWGRSGKDPNHFRPAGLPDKY